Proteins encoded in a region of the Zea mays cultivar B73 chromosome 2, Zm-B73-REFERENCE-NAM-5.0, whole genome shotgun sequence genome:
- the LOC100194278 gene encoding peroxisomal membrane protein 13 isoform X3: MSVHFAGPPPKPWERSGTEGTSGPAPFKPPSGGSTSDVVEASGTAKPSENVTAMEGNAAPNVNSTVSRPMPQRPWQQTGYGNTYGGYGGSNMYSSYGGFGNTYGTGGLGNSMYSSYGGGYGGGMYGGGMYGGGMYGGMGGYGGYGMGGMGGMGMGPYGNQDPNSMGPPASPPGFWVSFLRVVLVTTTCSAITFTKCRITSLFISRRTQMHGVVNFFGRISFLVEQNTQASYFFMTAMLQLFDRSGMLYGELARFVLRLLGVRRKPKKGGSIQGPEALAFEGPSRQSTEAPKTNNWDNVWGN, translated from the exons ATGTCAG TGCACTTTGCAGGTCCACCACCAAAGCCTTGGGAGCGATCTGGAACTGAAGGAACTTCAGGTCCAGCACCTTTCAAGCCCCCATCTGGTGGAAGCACCAGTGATGTTGTTGAAGCTTCTGGTACCGCTAAACCCAGCGAAAATGTTACTGCGATGGAGGGGAATGCCGCTCCTAATGTAAATAGCACTGTTTCAAGGCCTATGCCACAGCGGCCTTGGCAGCAGACAGGTTATGGAAACACCTATGGAG GGTATGGTGGATCCAACATGTATAGTTCATATGGTGGATTTGGCAACACTTATGGTACCGGTGGACTCGGAAATAGCATGTACTCGAGTTACGGAGGAGGTTATGGTGGTGGCATGTACGGCGGTGGCATGTATGGAGGAGGCATGTATGGTGGGATGGGAGGTTATGGTGGTTACGGCATGGGCGGAATGGGTGGTATGGGCATGGGTCCATACGGTAATCAGGATCCAAATTCGATGGGCCCTCCTGCATCCCCGCCAGGTTTCTGGGTGTCCTTCCTCCGAGTG GTATTGGTCACAACCACTTGCAGTGCCATTACATTTACAAAATGTCGAATCACCTCACTTTTTATTTCCAGAAGGACCCAA ATGCATGGTGTTGTCAATTTCTTCGGACGAATCTCATTCCTTGTTGAACAGAACACTCAGGCATCCTATTTCTTCATGACAGCAATGCTGCAG CTCTTCGACCGGTCCGGTATGCTCTACGGTGAGCTTGCACGGTTTGTGCTGCGTTTGCTAGGAGTGAGAAGAAAGCCAAAGAAGGGGGGCAGCATTCAGGGGCCAGAAGCGCTGGCGTTCGAGGGACCTAGCCGGCAGTCTACCGAGGCACCGAAAACGAACAACTGGGACAACGTCTGGGGAAACTGA
- the LOC100194278 gene encoding peroxisomal membrane protein 13 isoform X4 has protein sequence MSVHFAGPPPKPWERSGTEGTSGPAPFKPPSGGSTSDVVEASGTAKPSENVTAMEGNAAPNVNSTVSRPMPQRPWQQTGYGNTYGGYGGSNMYSSYGGFGNTYGTGGLGNSMYSSYGGGYGGGMYGGGMYGGGMYGGMGGYGGYGMGGMGGMGMGPYGNQDPNSMGPPASPPGFWVSFLRVMHGVVNFFGRISFLVEQNTQASYFFMTAMLQLFDRSGMLYGELARFVLRLLGVRRKPKKGGSIQGPEALAFEGPSRQSTEAPKTNNWDNVWGN, from the exons ATGTCAG TGCACTTTGCAGGTCCACCACCAAAGCCTTGGGAGCGATCTGGAACTGAAGGAACTTCAGGTCCAGCACCTTTCAAGCCCCCATCTGGTGGAAGCACCAGTGATGTTGTTGAAGCTTCTGGTACCGCTAAACCCAGCGAAAATGTTACTGCGATGGAGGGGAATGCCGCTCCTAATGTAAATAGCACTGTTTCAAGGCCTATGCCACAGCGGCCTTGGCAGCAGACAGGTTATGGAAACACCTATGGAG GGTATGGTGGATCCAACATGTATAGTTCATATGGTGGATTTGGCAACACTTATGGTACCGGTGGACTCGGAAATAGCATGTACTCGAGTTACGGAGGAGGTTATGGTGGTGGCATGTACGGCGGTGGCATGTATGGAGGAGGCATGTATGGTGGGATGGGAGGTTATGGTGGTTACGGCATGGGCGGAATGGGTGGTATGGGCATGGGTCCATACGGTAATCAGGATCCAAATTCGATGGGCCCTCCTGCATCCCCGCCAGGTTTCTGGGTGTCCTTCCTCCGAGTG ATGCATGGTGTTGTCAATTTCTTCGGACGAATCTCATTCCTTGTTGAACAGAACACTCAGGCATCCTATTTCTTCATGACAGCAATGCTGCAG CTCTTCGACCGGTCCGGTATGCTCTACGGTGAGCTTGCACGGTTTGTGCTGCGTTTGCTAGGAGTGAGAAGAAAGCCAAAGAAGGGGGGCAGCATTCAGGGGCCAGAAGCGCTGGCGTTCGAGGGACCTAGCCGGCAGTCTACCGAGGCACCGAAAACGAACAACTGGGACAACGTCTGGGGAAACTGA
- the LOC100194278 gene encoding Peroxisomal membrane protein 13 isoform 1 (isoform 1 is encoded by transcript variant 1), with protein sequence MSGPPPKPWERSGTEGTSGPAPFKPPSGGSTSDVVEASGTAKPSENVTAMEGNAAPNVNSTVSRPMPQRPWQQTGYGNTYGGYGGSNMYSSYGGFGNTYGTGGLGNSMYSSYGGGYGGGMYGGGMYGGGMYGGMGGYGGYGMGGMGGMGMGPYGNQDPNSMGPPASPPGFWVSFLRVVLVTTTCSAITFTKCRITSLFISRRTQMHGVVNFFGRISFLVEQNTQASYFFMTAMLQLFDRSGMLYGELARFVLRLLGVRRKPKKGGSIQGPEALAFEGPSRQSTEAPKTNNWDNVWGN encoded by the exons ATGTCAG GTCCACCACCAAAGCCTTGGGAGCGATCTGGAACTGAAGGAACTTCAGGTCCAGCACCTTTCAAGCCCCCATCTGGTGGAAGCACCAGTGATGTTGTTGAAGCTTCTGGTACCGCTAAACCCAGCGAAAATGTTACTGCGATGGAGGGGAATGCCGCTCCTAATGTAAATAGCACTGTTTCAAGGCCTATGCCACAGCGGCCTTGGCAGCAGACAGGTTATGGAAACACCTATGGAG GGTATGGTGGATCCAACATGTATAGTTCATATGGTGGATTTGGCAACACTTATGGTACCGGTGGACTCGGAAATAGCATGTACTCGAGTTACGGAGGAGGTTATGGTGGTGGCATGTACGGCGGTGGCATGTATGGAGGAGGCATGTATGGTGGGATGGGAGGTTATGGTGGTTACGGCATGGGCGGAATGGGTGGTATGGGCATGGGTCCATACGGTAATCAGGATCCAAATTCGATGGGCCCTCCTGCATCCCCGCCAGGTTTCTGGGTGTCCTTCCTCCGAGTG GTATTGGTCACAACCACTTGCAGTGCCATTACATTTACAAAATGTCGAATCACCTCACTTTTTATTTCCAGAAGGACCCAA ATGCATGGTGTTGTCAATTTCTTCGGACGAATCTCATTCCTTGTTGAACAGAACACTCAGGCATCCTATTTCTTCATGACAGCAATGCTGCAG CTCTTCGACCGGTCCGGTATGCTCTACGGTGAGCTTGCACGGTTTGTGCTGCGTTTGCTAGGAGTGAGAAGAAAGCCAAAGAAGGGGGGCAGCATTCAGGGGCCAGAAGCGCTGGCGTTCGAGGGACCTAGCCGGCAGTCTACCGAGGCACCGAAAACGAACAACTGGGACAACGTCTGGGGAAACTGA
- the LOC100194278 gene encoding Peroxisomal membrane protein 13 isoform 2 (isoform 2 is encoded by transcript variant 2) — protein sequence MSGPPPKPWERSGTEGTSGPAPFKPPSGGSTSDVVEASGTAKPSENVTAMEGNAAPNVNSTVSRPMPQRPWQQTGYGNTYGGYGGSNMYSSYGGFGNTYGTGGLGNSMYSSYGGGYGGGMYGGGMYGGGMYGGMGGYGGYGMGGMGGMGMGPYGNQDPNSMGPPASPPGFWVSFLRVMHGVVNFFGRISFLVEQNTQASYFFMTAMLQLFDRSGMLYGELARFVLRLLGVRRKPKKGGSIQGPEALAFEGPSRQSTEAPKTNNWDNVWGN from the exons ATGTCAG GTCCACCACCAAAGCCTTGGGAGCGATCTGGAACTGAAGGAACTTCAGGTCCAGCACCTTTCAAGCCCCCATCTGGTGGAAGCACCAGTGATGTTGTTGAAGCTTCTGGTACCGCTAAACCCAGCGAAAATGTTACTGCGATGGAGGGGAATGCCGCTCCTAATGTAAATAGCACTGTTTCAAGGCCTATGCCACAGCGGCCTTGGCAGCAGACAGGTTATGGAAACACCTATGGAG GGTATGGTGGATCCAACATGTATAGTTCATATGGTGGATTTGGCAACACTTATGGTACCGGTGGACTCGGAAATAGCATGTACTCGAGTTACGGAGGAGGTTATGGTGGTGGCATGTACGGCGGTGGCATGTATGGAGGAGGCATGTATGGTGGGATGGGAGGTTATGGTGGTTACGGCATGGGCGGAATGGGTGGTATGGGCATGGGTCCATACGGTAATCAGGATCCAAATTCGATGGGCCCTCCTGCATCCCCGCCAGGTTTCTGGGTGTCCTTCCTCCGAGTG ATGCATGGTGTTGTCAATTTCTTCGGACGAATCTCATTCCTTGTTGAACAGAACACTCAGGCATCCTATTTCTTCATGACAGCAATGCTGCAG CTCTTCGACCGGTCCGGTATGCTCTACGGTGAGCTTGCACGGTTTGTGCTGCGTTTGCTAGGAGTGAGAAGAAAGCCAAAGAAGGGGGGCAGCATTCAGGGGCCAGAAGCGCTGGCGTTCGAGGGACCTAGCCGGCAGTCTACCGAGGCACCGAAAACGAACAACTGGGACAACGTCTGGGGAAACTGA
- the LOC100193943 gene encoding uncharacterized protein isoform X1 codes for MQRPNAPSACATITFAEALRREMEYRKWVERTHPHLLVGICGAPEMQRDFSAGPVPDAIKRKLAAETSVPPQQSSFSCVTGQKQPQNWYPTKKKVKVPHLPSQILQCPRPNVVPSFWCKICKVDCVTEFNFSAHVGGKKHKAKKLEILGKRNAGGPASRCAGNRSAGQNGLAVSGSRSSEQNVAGSVAAGPNCDMSSESRTNGTEGSGCTVRL; via the exons ATGCAGAGACCCAATGCGCCGTCGGCTTGCGCCACCATCACCTTCGCGGAGGCTCTAAGGAGGGAGATGGAGTACCGCAAGTGGGTGGAGAGGACCCACCCACATCTGCTCGTCGGAATCTGCGGAGCCCCTGAAATGCAGAGA GATTTCAGTGCAGGACCAGTACCTGATGCGATCAAGAGAAAACTAGCTGCCGAGACCAGTGTGCCTCCACAACAATCAAGTTTCAGCTGTGTAACTGGACAGAAGCAGCCCCAAAACTGGTACCCCACAAAGAAAAAGGTGAAAGTTCCACATCTTCCATCGCAGATTCTGCAGTGTCCCAGACCAAACGTGGTGCCATCCTTCTGGTGCAAAATCTGCAAGGTCGACTGTGTCACCGAGTTCAATTTCAGCGCTCACGTTGGAGGCAAAAAGCACAAGGCCAAAAAGCTAGAGATTCTAGGTAAGAGGAACGCTGGGGGACCTGCTAGCCGATGCGCAGGCAACAGGAGCGCTGGACAGAATGGACTAGCAGTTTCTGGGAGCAGAAGCAGCGAACAGAATGTGGCTGGCAGCGTTGCTGCTGGACCGAACTGTGACATGTCGTCTGAGAGCAGAACTAATGGAACAGAAGGAAGTGGGTGCACTGTCCGGCTATGA